A single genomic interval of Aedes aegypti strain LVP_AGWG chromosome 1, AaegL5.0 Primary Assembly, whole genome shotgun sequence harbors:
- the LOC5574964 gene encoding uncharacterized protein LOC5574964 produces the protein MDSSKIVATLILAFALFSTCSAMECYVCSNQTGNTEKCLNTIKTCNQGEEACLTEIRWGSTPYFSLGALKQFYVSKRCATKDVCEKTRRKYMPYCTHIWYEDWACSECCLGERCNYYVISGAPPQTMSMAAFLGTMVSLLVARYLYNI, from the exons atggattcttcaaaaatcGTTGCGACGCTGATTTTGGCCTTCGCTTTGTTCAGTACCT GTTCCGCCATGGAGTGCTACGTGTGCTCGAACCAGACTGGGAACACGGAAAAGTGCCTCAATACGATCAAGACGTGCAACCAGGGCGAGGAGGCGTGTCTGACGGAGATCCGGTGGGGCAGTACGCCGTACTTTTCGCTGGGAGCGCTGAAGCAGTTCTATGTTTCGAAACGGTGCGCCACGAAGGATGTGTGCGAGAAGACCCGCCGGAAGTACATGCCCTACTGTACGCACATCTGGTACGAGGACTGGGCCTGTTCGGAGTGCTGCCTCGGGGAACGGTGCAATTATTATGTGATT AGTGGAGCACCTCCTCAAACCATGTCCATGGCCGCTTTCCTGGGGACGATGGTCAGCCTATTGGTGGCTAGATATTTGTACAATATCTAA